The DNA window CACACCGACTAATTGTCAATTTTTGAAGAGCATTTAGATGCTGGATTTCCTCCGGTAAGGAATTCAACATCGGACAATCCCAAATCCACATTTCCTCAAGATGTGTCAAATGCATGACCCTATCAGATAAAGAGGTAAATCTATCGCACTCTGAAATGTTCAGGACACGAAGTGAAGTTAAGCCATTTACGTTACCAGGAAACGAAACAAGACGGTCACACCCAACCAAAACCAGACTCTCTAAAGCATTAAGGTTTTGTAGTGCTTCAAGAATGTCTTCAAGCTTGTGGCAGCTGTAGATTCCCAAGTGTTTCAGCACAGATAGATTATCCAGATGATTCGACAGAGACTTGAGGTCAGGTAATGATGCTATCCTCAACTCCTCAAGGTGTGTTTGATTTTGCAACAAACCACTAGGAAAAACTGTCAAGCCAGAAAGGTCATGGATCTCAAGTGAACCAGGATAAGGACAAAATAAGCCGCTCTCCCTTTTCCCAATTTGAAGCTTTTTGAGGGTTGGAAACTTTGGCAATTCAATTAACTCAGGGCATTTCCTGAAAACCAAGATTTGCAGACGAGGAAAATTTCCCCTTCCCTCAACTGTTTTCCACGTCTCCAAAACAGGCATCGAGTCAAAATAGAGTTCCTCCAATGATGGGAACGGATTGATCCCATTTCCATAGAATTCATTGCTAATGCACTTCACAGCATCCATTCCCTTTATTTTAAGAACCTTGAGCAACGGCAGTTCCCCTAGAGGTGGAAGATGTGAACATCTTTTACACAGGTCAAGCTCAACTGAGACCAGATTCGGTAAATCAATCAACCAACTGGGAAGCCTTAAACCTTGATAACAGCTTATCCGAAAATACTCCAGATTATAATGAGGTTGGAGACTGCTAAGAACCTCTTCTTCATTATCTGGAAATTCCCCTGCTTGTTTTCCCCAGATTAAACTCAATGATCGGAGATTTTGCTTCCTTATCAAGTTGGCACTCTTGGCTTCAGTTGAACCTGTCACATTATCGAGTTCCTTTAGAGACAACTCCTTTCCAAGGTCTAACTCTTTAAGCTCCCAAACTCCACAACCATGGTCCTTCCTTACTATAAATATACTCAGTTCTACCAATTGAGTCAGGTGCCCAATTCCAGGTGGAGTTTGCTCAAGAGAATCACAATGTGAGATATCAACACACTTTAGGCTTCTCATATGTTGCATTCCTTGGGGTAGCTCACAAAGATAGCGACACCAGGAGAGTTTCATAATCTGCAAGTTTAGGAGGCAATTGGCAGACTGGGGCAATCTTTTGATGCGAGAGTAAGACAAGTTTAGATACGTCAAGTGCACCAAGTTACAAAAAGATTTCGGAATTCTATCGATGCATGCGCTTCCCTGATAACGTATGTTTAAATATCTCAGGTGTACCATCTTTCCTAGCGACTTCGGTATTTGATGCATATTGCAGTCCAGTGCTCTCACATGTTTCAGAGGACAATCGGCTTTAGTCAGGCCAATGCCACCAAGAATGAGGGACCGCACTGACGAACAGCTTTTGAGGAGATTATGTTGTTTGTCGAAGAGAATCCTTTCGTAACTGAAAGGAGGCATTGGTTGAATGGGAATATGTAAGTGCCTAATCTGTTTTGGAGACCCAAACGACTGGTTATTGTCATACATATAACATTCGAACCTCATTATCGAAATTGCAAGGTCATGAACGAGATCATGCATTTTACAGGTCACAGTGCCATCATCATCTTCAGTAACATCTTGAAAGAAGGACCTCCAAGTTAACTCGAGGAATATCTCATCTCCAATTTCACGCAACTCCCTACGTCCTCTAGAAGGAACAAATCCATTTGCCATCCATAACTCTATCAACTGAGATTTATCCATTTCACAATCTTTTGGGAATATCGAACAAAACGCAAAGCACTGCCTTAAATATGATGGTAGATTGCCATAACTTAATCTCAAGGCAGGTAAAATGCCACTCCCGTCATCCGGTAACTCCCAGATCTCACTTTCTTTAACACATAACCAGTCACTTTCTCTATGCTTTAACCGCAACATGCTTCCAAGAGCTTTTACAGCCAAAGGAACCCCTCCACACTTCTGAACAATTTGCTTTCCAATGCTTTCCAATCTCATGTATCCCTCCTCGCTTTCCATCAGAGCAGAACGCTGCTTGAATAGTAACCAAGAATTCTCATCCGATAAATAGTCCAAATGGTATATGGGAAGGGTAGCCATGATAAGAGCAACTTTCTCGATCCGGGTTGTAACTATGACCGCGCTGCCTTTTGCTCCAACCTTCAATGAATTCCTAAAACCATCccatttttcatagttttcattcCAAACATCATCTAATACGAGAAGAAATCGCTTTCCCCTTAGCTTTTCTCGCAAGTATCGTTGCAGAGGGTCGAGCTCAATGATATCACAAGGACTACCATCAATGGACTCAATAACTGCTTTTATCAACCTTCTGACTTCAAAAACATCGGATACACATACCCAAATCCTCACAGCAAAACCCCTTTCAACCCTTTCATCATTGAACACCAGTTGAGCAAGAGTAGTCTTTCCAAGTCCACCCATACCACAAATGGCATAAATGGACAAATCACTTAGATCCAACGAACTACCAAACAACCCGTTGATTACGTTCTCTTTATCCTCATTTCTTCCCAATATTTCAGATTCACTGACCAGCGAGCTAGTTAATCGCCATTCCCTATCATCAATTTCTAAATCCCCAACTTTTTCAGTCAAATGAAATTTGTTTTTCTCCTCTGCTACAGCATCTAACCTCTGCCTAATTTGCTTAAGTTCATGAGCCTTCTTGAAAGTAAACACAGTGGAATTTTTAGAGGAAAAGAAATCACTTACTTTGCTGCTCATGTTTTCTCGAGCCTTCCATAGGAAAGCTTTTGCAGCAAACTCGTCGAGTAAATCATCAGCATCGTAAGCGATATCCTTGAGTTTTCTGAGCCAATTCCTGACGGCCTCACTCCTCCATTGCTTCTGCTCTGCGTCTTGAAGCACGGCTTGAATCGTACTTAAAGTGCTCTCGAGATCTTGAAGGTCGGTTTCCAAATTACTTGCGATTTCAAATTCACGAAGAGCTAGAGAATTGAGGTTCCCTAAGATGGTACTCACaagggaagaaacaaaaacatcTGCCATGGACAACCCCCAGAATTCAAAAGATTCAAATGAAACTTACGAGAGAATAAAAGAAGAACGATTTGAGGGAAGCAATGGAGCTTAGAAACGAAGTAGTGAAGTAAAAGCTGCAGAGAACTAGGAGAGAAATGCAGAGAAGAAATGATTGAGGAAAAAATGGAATTGGAAGTCAAGTTATGCGTATGTCCCACACGGTGCTGACTGCTGACTGAGTTGACTCAGGACATGATTAAGGAGTAATCGGAAATTTACGGGATATTTCTGCCTgacttccttttttctttttctttttttttttgtaaagaaaataaatataatttaattgagAGAAATTTGTATTGAcgttgctttttatttttttggtaacatgagaaaaacatatttaattaggAGTTAATAGTATGAGTAGAGTCGGAAGGTAAAAAAACGACTACCCATCCGAATTTTATCATCAACCAAAGGAGTAAAATGAAAGATCTTTACGCAAATAGGAAAACCTTTCATCATATAAGCTAAAGAGTTCGCAACAGAATTTGCCTCTCTAGGTATTTGTTTAAACAACATTCTCTACTTACATTTGCACAATTTTTGGATTCGCACAATCGAATCCCTATTTGAATTTCCTCTATAATCTCCATTAATACCTTTGATAGCTAGACCACAATCAGCCTTAATAATAAAATTCACCCAATTGATTTCCTAAGCTACTTGAAGTCTATCGTAAATAGCCCAGAGCTCAGCTTGTAGCACACTACATCTCCCAATTTCCTTCTTATCCCCCCATCCATCCACCATGCTCATCACGTGCTACTATTGCAAGACTCGAATTTGAGTTTCGAGCACCATTTGCATTCAGTTTAAAGAAACCAATGGGCGGTGGTGCTATTTCTTTCCCCTGCTTTGACTAGCCCCTGCTTGAATGAGCTTGCCTACCACCACCACGAAGAGAGGATCACATAGGGGTAATCTTGAAACACGCAAGTTGTTAAAAAATAAGAGatactaaaattttctaatagTGAATTCCAacctttcccttttttcttttttgaaatttcagGTTGTTGAGATTTGTTGCAAAATTTGGCAAGATAAAGAATGGTTACATATAATAAGAATGGAGTTGCCAAAAGAATGAAAGTCCCTAGAATATGATTACACACTTGTTGATGGTATTGAATTCCCGCGTTTCAATAATGCCCCATCTTATGGTGTACAAAACAAactgaattttgaaaatgagtataTAGGAGCTTTTAATTACCATTCTGGCGAATCATGTAGTCAATAAAAGGTATGATTTACACAAATTGAAGATGCAGTGACAAAATTAAAGAAGAtaccttcaatttctttctccaACAATGctacaaaatatgatttttattatgcTCTTTTTTGCATCCAACTTTTTTATATGATACTTACAAACATTTATAACATTACAAAAagcatatttttttttaaaataaaaaaaaaaagtagtagTAGTTTACTGCTTTGtaaacttattattatttcaaatatgtTTCCTAATTATCaactatataatatcaaaataatttttaattaaaatacacAGTAACTTATCTCCGCATTGACTCCAAATTCATTATAAATCCATTCCATTTTCAAATATTGTTGATTTCAACCAAAAGATCAAAAATAGAGGTTTTATTAGTAGGAATATATATGATGACATCAACACTGGGTTCAGATCAggcctaaaattaaataaaattgtgcATTTCAATCAAGAGTTCATATCAGGTCTATGACATCCACAATGGGTTGAGATGCTCATAATAGGTTAGGATAGGgtctaaaatgaaaaaaagaagagttAATTTCAACCAAAAGGTCAAAGTATGCTCATAATCATTAAGTTGGGTTTAAATCAggtctatatatataaatatcaactGTGAGAACATTTACTACTAAGAAATATTTTATCAATGTCATATACAACACAGTGCACACTGCATTTGACTACAAAAGTCAAAACACATGATCTCTATCTGTTCTATCACAAGTGAGCACAAATCCGATTATTCATTGACATAGAAAGACCAGCTCGGTAAgtgatggaaaaagaaatttaacgaAACAAAACTGAAACTACCTCAATTCTTGTGCTGCATTCTCCCACTTTCTGCACCAGCAAAGGGATCGATTATCACATTTATCACAGCCGGCTTCCTTGCAGAGAAGGATTCAGAAAGGGCAGATTTTAATTCATCAGGTGTCCCGACAAGGTAACCCTTTCCCCCGAAAGCTTCGATTAAAGTATGGTAAGCAGCACCAGGAACAAAGGAAGTGGGCGCAGGGTCATCTTTGAAAGGGCCACTTACTTCTTCAGGGCTCCTTCGGTCACCACCGTAGACACCACCGTTGTTAAAGACTATCACAACAACAGGCAAATTGTATCGAACCAATGTCTGCATTATAAGAACAGCATATTTAAAAGATTAACAAATACATAAAGCACTTCAATAAGCAAaaggcatttgtaagtcaaacaaCATAAAAAGCGTTTATAATTTGGACGATTTTTAAAGCccctctaaaatttaaaataagaacaTCGAAAACATGACGCATCGAACAAAATACAAAAGAGAAATGCTCTTCATTAAGTAATTATTGAACACCCAGCTTTCAGCAGACTACTTTTCTACTAATCCATCGTGATACTCACCGGTACATAaacatatatatgcatgcataCACATACTTAAGACACATAAGTAGATACTTATGTGATTCTGGGTGTGGGTGGGTATGTGTGAGAGACAGAGAGAAAGAAATACGGGACTCATATATACAAGAAACTATGATACAATCAACTAATGATTTCGGAATCCTGAGAAAAGTTCCCATATTCCGTTCAATATTATATTAAAGATGctaatcaaaattttctttcacAATTCAGCTATCTTGATCAAGAAGGAATTGTCTTTTGCCAACAAAATGAAACAAAGATAAGATATTATAGCCCCAAAGAAACACCATCATCTTTACCTTAGGCAGCATTAGATTTAGTTTCATCAATAGAAACAAGAAAATTAGTTCAATATTCCAGTTATCAGTATAAACAACAGGAAGTGTAATATCAAACCTCCTGTTGAAACTAAAAGAAGTAACTACAAATAAATCATATCATCCTAAATCATCAACATAGCATTCACATTCTATTTCTTCATGAGTAAGAGCATTATACATAACAGACTTCAGAATTAAgataacaaatttaattatgcaagTGAGGCTTTAACAgtaaatattagaaaatatacCTCAACCTCCATAGCACTGAACCCGAATCCCGAGTCCCCTTCGACTG is part of the Gossypium hirsutum isolate 1008001.06 chromosome D11, Gossypium_hirsutum_v2.1, whole genome shotgun sequence genome and encodes:
- the LOC107912908 gene encoding disease resistance protein RGA2, whose translation is MADVFVSSLVSTILGNLNSLALREFEIASNLETDLQDLESTLSTIQAVLQDAEQKQWRSEAVRNWLRKLKDIAYDADDLLDEFAAKAFLWKARENMSSKVSDFFSSKNSTVFTFKKAHELKQIRQRLDAVAEEKNKFHLTEKVGDLEIDDREWRLTSSLVSESEILGRNEDKENVINGLFGSSLDLSDLSIYAICGMGGLGKTTLAQLVFNDERVERGFAVRIWVCVSDVFEVRRLIKAVIESIDGSPCDIIELDPLQRYLREKLRGKRFLLVLDDVWNENYEKWDGFRNSLKVGAKGSAVIVTTRIEKVALIMATLPIYHLDYLSDENSWLLFKQRSALMESEEGYMRLESIGKQIVQKCGGVPLAVKALGSMLRLKHRESDWLCVKESEIWELPDDGSGILPALRLSYGNLPSYLRQCFAFCSIFPKDCEMDKSQLIELWMANGFVPSRGRRELREIGDEIFLELTWRSFFQDVTEDDDGTVTCKMHDLVHDLAISIMRFECYMYDNNQSFGSPKQIRHLHIPIQPMPPFSYERILFDKQHNLLKSCSSVRSLILGGIGLTKADCPLKHVRALDCNMHQIPKSLGKMVHLRYLNIRYQGSACIDRIPKSFCNLVHLTYLNLSYSRIKRLPQSANCLLNLQIMKLSWCRYLCELPQGMQHMRSLKCVDISHCDSLEQTPPGIGHLTQLVELSIFIVRKDHGCGVWELKELDLGKELSLKELDNVTGSTEAKSANLIRKQNLRSLSLIWGKQAGEFPDNEEEVLSSLQPHYNLEYFRISCYQGLRLPSWLIDLPNLVSVELDLCKRCSHLPPLGELPLLKVLKIKGMDAVKCISNEFYGNGINPFPSLEELYFDSMPVLETWKTVEGRGNFPRLQILVFRKCPELIELPKFPTLKKLQIGKRESGLFCPYPGSLEIHDLSGLTVFPSGLLQNQTHLEELRIASLPDLKSLSNHLDNLSVLKHLGIYSCHKLEDILEALQNLNALESLVLVGCDRLVSFPGNVNGLTSLRVLNISECDRFTSLSDRVMHLTHLEEMWIWDCPMLNSLPEEIQHLNALQKLTISRCDGFTSVPNQIEHLTSLCELNFEYCIHLMSLPQGIKSLTTLKNLYIRGCPHLEKWCNEGGGEGWPYIAHVPHIQIFANDKACYSKRRRSHGSLFTRFGDWTFGLASKLLKCKPES